The following DNA comes from Candidatus Acidiferrales bacterium.
CCCATTCGACTTCATCGAAAGGAGAAACCCTGCTGTTGGTGAAAAGACGTGGGACGCTCAAGCCCTTGGCGCGCTGAGCTTGTTTGCGACCGCCATTCACGACTGTGTGGCGCCCATTCATTCCGCCCCTCCTGCCCATTGCCTGTTGTGCGCTGTCTTGGACCTACCTGCGAGAAAAGCACTGCCCGGCTTGCCCGCATTCGGGTGCGCGGGGCGGAGACGGTCCGGAAAGAAGAAGGGAAACTCCTGCCCCAAACCCATCTGCGGCGACAGGCCGCTTCGCCGTGGGCCTTAACCTTCCAGAGCTGTTAGATTCCGTTCAGGTAGATTGCTGGCCCAGGTGATAACCACGGAAGCTGGAGGTTCTTCCGCGCGCCACCCGCCCGCCTACTCTCCCGTTCATTCGCGCAATGCCGACCGCATTATAGGGACGCGTCCTCACTTGTCAAGAAAATTATACAACAGGTTGTGGAAGAAGCAAAGACCTTGGCCATTCGTTGTGTGGGGCTCAGCAACGCTTCCGGCGCCTCGAACCGGCTGGTCGCCTCCCGCTCGAGCCTCAGGTGTACAATCGGCTGGACTCCACACTGGATCGACGAGGCGAGCGATGAACTATCAAAACTTGCAAGCGGAAACCAGCGATGGCGTGGCCACGCTGCGTTTGAATCGGCCGGAAGTGTTGAACGCGCTCAACGTGCCAACCGCCCTCGAGCTGGTACAGGCGCTCGAGGCGCTGCGCCGGGATAAAAGCATCAAGCTGCTGGTGGTCACCGGCGCCGGGCGAGCCTTCTGCGCGGGCGGGGACATCGGCGAAATGCAGGCAAGCGCCAGGAGATTCTTCCGTGTTGGTCTTTCGAGCCTGCATCGGGCGATTGCGTTGCTTGGCCATTTTCCTCAGCCGACGATCGGCGCCATCCGCGGGCCGGCGGTCGGTGCCGGAATGAATCTGGCGCTGGCTTGCGACCTTCGCATCGCCAGCGACACCCTCAAATTCCAGCAAGCGTTCGTGCACGTCGGCCTCACTCCGGACTGCGGTGGAACCTACTGGTTGCCGCGGCTGGTTGGTTCGGCCCGCGCGGCTGAATTCGTGCTCACCGGGCGGGACGTGCTGGCAACCGAGGCGCTCTCGCTGGGGTTGGTCAATCAGGTTGTCCCCGATGCCGAACTGGACGCCGTTGCCATG
Coding sequences within:
- a CDS encoding enoyl-CoA hydratase/isomerase family protein: MNYQNLQAETSDGVATLRLNRPEVLNALNVPTALELVQALEALRRDKSIKLLVVTGAGRAFCAGGDIGEMQASARRFFRVGLSSLHRAIALLGHFPQPTIGAIRGPAVGAGMNLALACDLRIASDTLKFQQAFVHVGLTPDCGGTYWLPRLVGSARAAEFVLTGRDVLATEALSLGLVNQVVPDAELDAVAMAAARKLAALPRELLARQKRLLLAGQKNNLAVQLRAEKA